One Petrotoga miotherma DSM 10691 DNA segment encodes these proteins:
- a CDS encoding NADH-ubiquinone oxidoreductase-F iron-sulfur binding region domain-containing protein: MPEQVRIVLRNAGNIDPENIEDYLKNNGYLALAKALKLKREEVVQTVLDSNLRGRGGGGFPTGLKWKFAMQAKGDEKYVVCNADEGDPGAFMDRSVLEGDPHSVLEGMAIAGYAIGAQKGIIYIRAEYPLAVERLKVGISQAKNYGLLGENILGSNFSFDIDIRLGAGAFVCGEETALIHSIEGFRGEPTNKPPFPANSGLWKKPTLINNVETLANIAPIILNGADWFKQYGTENSPGTKVFALAGDVKNVGLVEVPMGTTLRDIIFDIGGGIKGDKRFKAVQTGGPSGGCIPEEYLDTPIDYDSLQELGSMMGSGGMIVMDEDTCMVDVAKFYLQFTVDESCGKCTTCRVGNVRLLEMLEKITSGNAKMEDLDYMVSLANVVKNGSLCGLGQTAPNPILSTYTYFEEEYKEHILDRNCRAGICKNLIRYEIIPDDCTGCTACARVCPTEAILGELRKPHTIEQEKCIKCGSCYSTCRFNAIKIV; the protein is encoded by the coding sequence ATGCCTGAACAAGTAAGAATCGTTTTAAGGAACGCAGGAAATATCGATCCTGAAAATATAGAAGATTATTTAAAAAATAATGGTTATTTAGCCTTAGCAAAAGCTCTTAAATTGAAAAGGGAAGAGGTAGTTCAAACGGTTTTAGATTCAAATTTGAGAGGTAGAGGTGGTGGTGGGTTTCCAACCGGTTTGAAATGGAAATTCGCCATGCAAGCTAAAGGAGACGAAAAATACGTAGTATGTAACGCAGATGAAGGTGATCCGGGAGCATTTATGGATAGATCTGTATTAGAGGGTGACCCTCATTCCGTGTTAGAAGGTATGGCTATAGCTGGATACGCAATTGGTGCCCAGAAAGGGATTATTTACATAAGAGCCGAATATCCTTTGGCTGTTGAAAGACTAAAGGTAGGTATTTCACAAGCTAAAAATTATGGATTGCTTGGAGAAAATATTTTAGGAAGTAATTTTTCTTTTGATATAGATATCAGACTGGGAGCAGGAGCTTTCGTCTGTGGAGAAGAGACCGCTTTGATCCATTCGATAGAAGGTTTTCGTGGGGAGCCTACAAACAAGCCTCCTTTTCCTGCTAATAGTGGTTTATGGAAAAAGCCGACTTTGATAAACAACGTTGAAACACTTGCAAATATAGCGCCTATAATACTCAATGGCGCCGACTGGTTCAAACAATACGGAACAGAAAATTCTCCAGGTACGAAAGTGTTTGCACTTGCAGGGGATGTTAAGAATGTTGGTCTTGTTGAAGTTCCAATGGGTACAACTTTGAGAGATATAATCTTTGATATAGGTGGAGGGATCAAAGGAGATAAAAGGTTCAAAGCGGTTCAAACCGGAGGTCCTTCGGGAGGATGTATTCCTGAAGAATACTTGGATACCCCTATAGATTACGATAGCCTTCAAGAGTTGGGTTCGATGATGGGTTCTGGTGGAATGATTGTTATGGATGAAGATACTTGTATGGTCGATGTTGCAAAATTCTATCTTCAATTTACAGTTGATGAATCCTGCGGTAAGTGTACTACTTGTCGAGTAGGAAACGTACGGCTTTTAGAAATGCTTGAAAAAATAACTTCTGGGAATGCTAAAATGGAAGATCTTGATTACATGGTATCTTTGGCTAATGTGGTAAAAAATGGCTCTTTATGTGGTTTAGGGCAAACCGCCCCAAATCCGATACTCTCTACTTATACGTATTTTGAAGAAGAATATAAAGAACATATATTGGACAGAAACTGTCGAGCTGGAATATGTAAGAATTTGATAAGGTACGAAATAATTCCAGATGATTGTACGGGTTGTACGGCTTGTGCAAGGGTATGTCCAACTGAAGCGATACTAGGAGAATTAAGAAAACCTCATACGATTGAACAAGAAAAGTGTATAAAATGTGGATCTTGCTACTCAACATGTAGATTCAACGCAATAAAAATAGTATAA